The Streptomyces armeniacus genomic interval AGCCGGATGTCTCCGGTAAGTTCCTCGCCGAGGCCTCCGTCTACCCGTCGCTCAAGCTGGACGCCGAGCACCGCAAGACGGAGGACCCGCTGCTGCGCAGTGCCGTGAACGACCTTCCGGAGCGTACGGCCGACGCCCAGCTGCCCGACCTGCACGTGCCGGCCGCCGCCAACACCCCGCTCGTACAGGCCACCAGCCTCGCCTACGGTTCCGGCAACGACGCGGAGAAGATCTGCGGCGCGCTCGACCAGGCGTACGCCGGAGCCCAGTGATGTCCACCGCCCTGGCGACTGCGGACAAGCGCCGGACAACGTTGTCCAACGGTCGCCCCGCACCCCCCGCCCGCGCCGCCGCACGCCGACGGAGGCGCGGGTGGGGCCCCACCGTCTTCGCCGTGCCGGCGCTGCTCTGGTACGGGGTGTTCATGGCGGGCCCGGTCGTCGCGATGTTCGTGATCAGCCTCAACAAGTGGGCGAGCCTCATCTCGCCGCACGAGTTCACCGGAACGGACAACTACCGGCGTGTCTTCGACGATCCGGCGTTCTACGACGCCCTCCGCAACACCGGCGTCCAACTCGGCGTCGCCCTCCCGCTGATGATCCCGCTCGCCTTCATGCTCGGCTACTACCTCCAGCTGAGGCCGCCCGGCCACCGCGTGCTGCGCGTGCTCTGCTTCACGCCCGGCCTGCTCTCGCTCTCCGCGAAGGCGATGATCTTCATGGGGATGCTGGCGCCGGAGGGCGGCGTCAACGGCCTGCTGCGCACGGCCGGTCTGGGCTCCGCCGCCACCCCCTGGCTCGCCGACCCCTCGACGGCGCTCGCCGCGGTGATCCTCGTCGACGTGTGGGCCGGGATCGGCTACACCGCCGTGCTGTTCGCCGCCCGGCTGGCGAGCGTCCCGGACGGCGTGTACGAGGCCGCCGCGCTCGACGGCGCCGGGCACTGGCGGCGGATGTGGCAGGTGGCGTTCCCCGTGTGCAAGGGGTTCGTCGGGGTGGCGACGATGCTCCAGTTCCTGTGGACGCTGTTCAACTCCTCGGCCACGGTGCTGATGCTGACCAAGGGCGGCCCCGGCACCTCGTCCACCACGCTGTCGTACCTGATGTACCAGCGGGCGTTCCTCCAGCAGGACGTCGGCTACAGCCAGGCGGTCGGCGTGCTGCTCTTCGTCCTGGGACTGGCGGGCATGGTCGTCATCCGCAGGGTCCTGCGCCAGAACTACTGAGAGGAGGTACCCGACCGTGCCGTCCCGCCGTACCACTCCAGCCGCAGGAGCCGTTACGGGCGCCGGGGTCAGCCCTGCCCGGGTCAGCCCTGCCCGGGTGCGCCGCCCCCGGGCCGGCCGCGCCCACGGTGGCAGGGGCATGCTGGCCGGCCACGTGCTGGCCTGGTCGTACGCCCTGCTGCTGCTCCTCCCGCTCTACTACCTGCTGACCACCTCCCTCAAGGACAACGCGGAGGTTTTCGCGCACCCCTTCTCCCTCCCCGGCCAGTGGCTGTTCGACAACTTCGCCGACGCCTGGGACCTGGCCTCGCTCGGCCCGGCACTGGGCAACTCCGTGCTGATCACGGCCGGAGCGGAGGCCATCACGCTGGCGCTCGCGTTCCCCGCGGCGTACGGACTCGCCCGCAGCGGCGGGCGTACGGCGGCGGTGGTCGAGCGGATCTTCGGGATCGGCTTCCTCATCCCGGCGTTCGCGGCGCTGGTGCCGACGGTGCTGCTCGCCATCGAGCTCGAGATGTTCCAGATGCAGGCGTTCCTGATCCTCTTCCTGCCGGCCACCGCGCTGCCGCTGTCCGTCATTCTGTTGACGCAGTTCATGCGGACGATCCCGGCCGAGCTGGAGGAGAGCGCAATGATGGACGGCGCCGGACGGTGGACGGTGCTGTGGCGGATCTACGTGCCGATGTCGGCGCCGGGCGTCATCACCGTCGCGATCCTGAACTTCCTGGGCTTCTGGAACGAGTACCTGTTCAGCCTGGTCATCCTCGGCCCCGACCCCGAACTGCGCACCGTGCAGGTCGCACTGCCGTCACTCGTCTCGGCCACGATGGTGCAGTACGGCATCCTCGCCGCGGCCTGCCTCATCACGCTCGTCCCGGTGTACTCGGTGTACGTCGCGCTCCAGCGCCGTATGGAGAGCGCGCTGGTGGACGGAGCGGTCAAATCGTGAGGCCGTCGAACCCGGCAAACCCATCAAACCCGGCCGAACCGGCCGAACCGCCCAGCCCCGCAAGGCCCTTGAACACAGTGAACGCCCCTGAAACACATGAACGGAGCCCTGGCATGCAGGACGAAATCCCCCTGACCGACGGCTGGACCCTGCGGCACGGCGCGGCAGAGCTCCCGGCCCGGGTCCCGGGCTGCGTCCACACCGACCTGATGGCCGCCGGGGTGATTCCGGATCCGTTCCTCTCCCGGGCCGAGGACGAGGTGGCCTGGGTGGGCCGCGCCGACTGGCGCTACGACACCGTGGTGCCGCCGCGCGAGACGCCGCACGAACGCACCGACCTCGTCTTCGACGGGCTCGACACGGTCGCCGAGATCAGCCTCGGTGGCGCGGCCGTCGGCCGTACGCGCAACATGCACCGCGGCCACAGGTTCGACGTGACCGGCCTCCTGGATGCCGCCTCCGGCACCGCCCTGTCCGTCCGCTTCGACTCCGCTTACACCGAGGCGGAGGCCGTACGGGACCGGCTGGGTGAGCGTCCCAACGCGTATCCGGAACCGTTCCAGTACATCCGCAAGATGGCCTGCTCGTTCGGCTGGGACTGGGGCCCGACGCTGGTCACGGCCGGCATGTGGAAGCCGGTCCGGCTGGTGCACTGGTCGACGGCGCGGCTCGCGGACGTACGCCCGCTGGTGACGGTGGACGGCGCCGGGGCGGGCCGCGTGGAAGCACGGTTCGAGGTGCTGCGTACGGAGTCCGGCGCGGACCGTACGCTCACCGCGGAGCTGCGCGTCGGCGGCCCGGAGGCGCCAGGGGCGTCCGGGACGCCCGGGGCGCCGGGGGCGTCCGCGACGGTCGAGGCCTCCGTACGCTTCGACGGCACGCACGCCACGGTCACGGCGGAGGTGCCCGACGCCGCCCTGTGGTGGCCGCGTGGCTACGGCGAACAGCCGTTGTACGACTGCGAGCTGACCCTCAGCGACGAGAACGGCGGGACGCTGGACCGCTGGTCGCGCCGCATCGGCTTCCGTACGGTCGCGCTCGACACCTCTCCCGACGAGCTGGGCAGCGGCTTCACGCTGGTCGTCAACGGCGAGCGGATCTTCGCGCGCGGCGTGAACTGGATCCCCGACGACGTCTTCCCGTCCCGCATCACCCCCGAGCGCTACCGCACCCGGCTGACGCAGGCGCGCGAGGCGGGCGTCGATCTCGTGCGCGTCTGGGGTGGCGGAATCTACGAAGCGGACGCCTTCTACGACGTCTGCGACGAGCTGGGCCTGCTGGTCTGGCAGGACTTCCCGTTCGCGTGTGCCGCCTATCCGGAGGAGCAGCCGCTGCGTTCGGAGGTCGAGGCGGAGGCGCGCGAGAACGTCGTACGCCTCATGCCGCACCCCAGCCTCGTCCTGTGGAACGGCAACAACGAGAACCTGTGGGGCTTCCGCGACTGGGACTGGGAGGAGCCGCTCGCCGGCGACTCCTGGGGCGAGGGCTACTACCTCGGGCTGCTGCCCCGCGTCGTCGCCGAGACCGACCCGACCCGCCCGTACTGGCCTGGCAGCCCGTGGTCCGGCTCCTGGGACCACCACCCGAACGACCGGCGACACGGCACTTCCCACTCCTGGGAGGTCTGGAACCGCACGGACTACACCGACTACCTGCTCGAAGTGCCGCGCTTCGCCGCCGAGTTCGGCTGGCAGGCGCCGCCCGCGTACGCGACGCTGCGCCGCGCGCTCCCCGGCGAGACCCTGGCGCCGGACTCGCCCGGCATGCTGCACCACCAGAAGGCGGCGGACGGCAACGGCAAGCTGGACCGGGGCCTGGAGCGGCATTTCGCGCCGCCCGGGAACTTCGACCGCTGGCACTACCTCACCCAGGTCAACCAGGCGCGGGCCATCGCCACCGGCGTCGAGCACTGGCGCGCGCACTGGCCGGCCTGCGCGGGGACCGTCGTATGGCAGCTCAACGACTGCTGGCCGGTGACCTCGTGGGCCGCGATCGACGGGGACGGGCGGCTCAAGCCGCTCTACTTCGAACTGCGCCGGGTGTACGCCGACCGGCTGCTCACCGTCCAGCTCCGGGACGGGGCCCCGGCGGTGGTCGCCGTCAACCAGTCGGCGGAGGCGTGGCGTACGAGCGTACGGCTGCGGCGGATGTCCGCAGACGGCCGTACGCTCGCCGGGACGCGGCTGGACCTCGGCGCGGCGGCCCGTACGGTCGCGGAGGCGGCGGTGCCGGCGGAGCTGGTGCCGGACGCGGGGTCGGGGAAGGAGTACCTGGTCGCGGACGCCGATGCGGACGCGGACGCGGGGGACGCCGAGCGCGGGCTGCGCGCGCTGCACTTCCCCGTACGCGACCGCGAATTCGCCTACCCCGCACCGCGGTTCGACGTGGAGCTGGCGCGGCGCGGTGACGCCGTGGAGGTCACGGTGACCGCTCGTACGTTGCTGCGCGATCTGCTCCTCCAGGCCGACCGCCTCGGCCCCGAGGCCACCGCCGACCGCGGGCTGCTGACGCTGCTGCCGGGGGAGCGCGCGACGATCGCCGTACGAGGGTGGGACCCGGGGGACGCGCCGGACACGGACGGCGCGCCGGCCGTGGAGGCCGTACGGGCCGCGCTGTTCGCGGTGGAGCCGCGATGAGCACCACGCGCCTCACCATCAAGGACGTCGCGGCCCGCGCCGGCGTGTCCAAGGCCGCGGTGTCGCTGGCCTTCAACAACAAGCCGGGCGTGTCCGAGGCGACCCGCGCGCACATCCTGGAGACCGCGCGCGCGATGGGCTGGGAGCCGAACCTCTCCGCCCGTTCGCTGGCCGCGGGCAGCGGCACGGTCGGCCTGGCGGTCTGCCGCCCGGCGCGCCAACTCGGCCTGGAGCCCTTCTACATGGAGTTCATCTCCGGCATCGAGAGCGTCCTGACCGAGCGGTCCAGCGCGCTGCTGCTCCGGCTCGTACGCGACCTGGACGAGGAGATCGAGCTCCAGCGGCACTGGTGGAAGTCCGGCCAGATCGCCGGCTCCGTCCTCGTCGACCTGCGCGAGGACGACCCCCGCATCGCGGAGCTCTCGCGGATCGGGCTGCCGGCGGTGGCCGTCGGACACCCGTCGCTGACAGGGCCGTTCGCCGCGCTGTGGACGGACGACGCGGGCGCGGTCGGGGAGGCCGTACGGTATCTCGCGGCGCTCGGGCACCGGCGTATCGCACGCGTCGGGGGCGCGCCCGAGCTGGGGCACAGCATCATCCGGAGCGGCGCGTTCAGCGCGGTCATGGCGGAGTCGGGGCTGGAGCCGGGGCGGCAGACGGCGACCGACTTCTCGGGCGAGGACGGCGCGCGCGCCACGCGTTCGCTGCTCGCGTCCGCGGACCGGCCGACCGCGATCGTCTACGACAACGACCTGATGGCCGTCGCCGGCCTGTCCGTCGCCACGGAGATGGGGCTGCGCGTGCCCGCGGACGTGTCGCTCCTCGCCTGGGACGACTCGCAGCTCTGCGAGCTGACCCACCCGAACCTGTCGGCGATGAGCCGCGACGTCCACGCGTTCGGCGCCGAGGCCGCCCGCACGCTCTACGGCGTACTGAGCGGCGCACGCCCCGAGCCACGCGCCGTCCACACGCCCGTACTCACACCGCGCGGCTCCACGGCTGCGCCGCCCCCGGGCTGACCCGGTCCCCCACTCGTACGACCGCACCGCCGCACCACCCCGCACATGCAGGCGCAATCCCCCACACACACCACAGGAGAACCCCATGCGCAAGCGCACGCTCTCCCTCTGCGTCGCGGGCCTGCTGGCCCTCGGCGGCGCCGGAACCGCCGCGCTCGGCACGGCCGGAGCGGCGCCGTCCGGGCAGGACGGCGTCGCTCCGAACGCGAACGCGAACGCGAAGGCGAAGGCGAAGGCGCAGGCGAAGGCCGCCGCCGACCCGGCCGACGTCGTCGACTACCTCACGTCCATATCCGGCGGCAGCACCGTGACCGGCCAGCACAACCGCGAGCCGAACTCGGAGCCGTCGAAGTGGACTTCCGCCGTCCACGACATCACGGGCGTCTACCCCGGTCTGTGGGGCGGCGACTTCCTCTTCGCCTCCGACGACGTCGCCAACCGCCAGACGATGATCGACCAGGCCGAGACAGAGTGGCAGAACGGCTCCCTCGCCACCCTGACCTGGCACGTGTGCCCGCCCACCCGAGGCTCGTCCTGCGGCTGGGACCCCGGCACCGGTGTCCAGGACGACCTGTCCGACGACCAGTGGAACGAACTGGTCGAGGACGGCACCGAACTCAACACCGCGTGGAAGAAGCGCCTCGACGAGGCCGTCCCGTACCTCCAGCAGCTCCAGGACGCGGGCGTGCCCGCGCTGTTCCGCCCGATCCACGAGATGAACGACGGCTGGTCCTGGTGGGGCGGGCGCCCCGGCGAGAACGGCAGCCGCAAGCTCTACCAGATCACCCACGACTACCTCACGCGGACGAAGGGCCTCACCAACCTGGTGTGGGTGTGGAACGTCAAGGACGTCGACGTCGACCAGGTCGCCTCGTACTATCCGGGTGACGAGTACGTCGACGTCGTCTCCGTCGACGCCTGGGCCGACAACTTCCCCTCCGACGCGTACTACCGCGCCCTGGAGCAGCTCGCCGGTTCCAAGCCGATGGCCCTCGCCGAGGTCGGGAAGGTCCCGTCACCGGAGGATCTGGCGCGGCAGCCGAAGTGGACGTACTTCATGGTCTGGGCCGAGTACCTCACGGACCCCGCGTACAACAACGACGACGCCGTGCGCGCGACGTACGGTGACGGCCGCGCGCTGAACCAGGGGGAGGTCGGCCCGCTCGGCTGACGCCCTCGTACGTACGGCGCCGCCCAACCCGCGTGCGGGGCGGCGCCGTTACGCGCGCGCGGCCGCCGTCAGAGCAGACCCGCCCGCTTCAGCGCCTCCCGTACGGATGCCACCGCCGTGCCGTCCAGCGCGGCCTGCGGTGCCGCCGTCGCCGGGGATTCGATCACGCCCAGCAGCCCCAGCGCCGCCTTGAACGCGCCGAGTGCCGACGCGCCGTGGCTCATCTCCGCGCCCGCGCCCGCCTCGATGATCCCGAACAGCTCGGCCAGCCGGTCCTGTTCCTCCGCGGCCTCCGTCCAGCGGCCGGTGCGGGCCGCCTCGTACAGCCGCAGATAGCCCGCCGGGTCGACGTTGCCCAGCCCCGGCACCACGCCGTGCGCGCCCGCCAGCAGGGCGCCGTCCACGGTGAGTTCGGAGCCGGTGAGCACGCTGAACGAGCTGTCCACACCCTCCGCCCGCAGCCCCACGAGCAGCCGGCGCAGCGCGCCGAGGTCGCCGCTGCTGTCCTTGAGCCCGGCGAGGGTGCCGTCCGCGGCGAGGGCGCCGACCGTACGTGCGGCCAGCTTGGTGTGGACGGCCGACGGGATGTCGTACGCGAACAGCGGCAGGTCCACGCCCGCCCGTACGCGCCGGAAGTGGTCCTCCGTCTCCGCCGGGTGCGTCGTGGCGTAGAACGGCGCGGTGGCGACCAGCGCGTCGGCGCCGGCATCGGCGGCGGCGCGCGCCTGGTCCAGTACGCGGGCGGTGGACGTGTCGATCACCCCCGCCAGTACGGGTGCGCGGCCTCCCGCCGCCTCGGCGACCGTACGGATGGTGGTGCGGCGCTGCGCGTCGCTGAGGTGCGCGGCCTCGCCGGTGGAGCCCACGGCGAACAGCCCGTGCACGCCCGCCACCAGCTGGTGTTCCACGAGGGCACGCAGCGAGCGGGTGTCGACCTCGCCGGCGGGGGTCAGCGGTGTGCACAGCGGCGGCACCACACCGCGCAGCGGGGCGGGGAAGCGGGCGGCGGGTGGGGGCATGGGCGCTCCAGGTCGGTCGCGGTCGGACGGCCATCGTAGGACGTCCCATGTCTCAGCAGCGTGATCCGGCCACCGGCGGGTGTCAAGACGGCGGCTGTGGGGCGAGGACCCGCGGGGGCGGCGGTCAGGACGCCGACGTTGCCAGCTCCTCGGCGTGCGTCACCCGCGCCCTGACGTCCGTGAAGTGCCTGCGCATCGCCTCCCGCGCGGCCTCCGCGTCCCGGGTGCGCAGGGCCGCGACGATCGCGAGG includes:
- a CDS encoding carbohydrate ABC transporter permease, with the protein product MLAGHVLAWSYALLLLLPLYYLLTTSLKDNAEVFAHPFSLPGQWLFDNFADAWDLASLGPALGNSVLITAGAEAITLALAFPAAYGLARSGGRTAAVVERIFGIGFLIPAFAALVPTVLLAIELEMFQMQAFLILFLPATALPLSVILLTQFMRTIPAELEESAMMDGAGRWTVLWRIYVPMSAPGVITVAILNFLGFWNEYLFSLVILGPDPELRTVQVALPSLVSATMVQYGILAAACLITLVPVYSVYVALQRRMESALVDGAVKS
- a CDS encoding dihydrodipicolinate synthase family protein, translating into MPPPAARFPAPLRGVVPPLCTPLTPAGEVDTRSLRALVEHQLVAGVHGLFAVGSTGEAAHLSDAQRRTTIRTVAEAAGGRAPVLAGVIDTSTARVLDQARAAADAGADALVATAPFYATTHPAETEDHFRRVRAGVDLPLFAYDIPSAVHTKLAARTVGALAADGTLAGLKDSSGDLGALRRLLVGLRAEGVDSSFSVLTGSELTVDGALLAGAHGVVPGLGNVDPAGYLRLYEAARTGRWTEAAEEQDRLAELFGIIEAGAGAEMSHGASALGAFKAALGLLGVIESPATAAPQAALDGTAVASVREALKRAGLL
- a CDS encoding glycoside hydrolase family 2 protein, which encodes MQDEIPLTDGWTLRHGAAELPARVPGCVHTDLMAAGVIPDPFLSRAEDEVAWVGRADWRYDTVVPPRETPHERTDLVFDGLDTVAEISLGGAAVGRTRNMHRGHRFDVTGLLDAASGTALSVRFDSAYTEAEAVRDRLGERPNAYPEPFQYIRKMACSFGWDWGPTLVTAGMWKPVRLVHWSTARLADVRPLVTVDGAGAGRVEARFEVLRTESGADRTLTAELRVGGPEAPGASGTPGAPGASATVEASVRFDGTHATVTAEVPDAALWWPRGYGEQPLYDCELTLSDENGGTLDRWSRRIGFRTVALDTSPDELGSGFTLVVNGERIFARGVNWIPDDVFPSRITPERYRTRLTQAREAGVDLVRVWGGGIYEADAFYDVCDELGLLVWQDFPFACAAYPEEQPLRSEVEAEARENVVRLMPHPSLVLWNGNNENLWGFRDWDWEEPLAGDSWGEGYYLGLLPRVVAETDPTRPYWPGSPWSGSWDHHPNDRRHGTSHSWEVWNRTDYTDYLLEVPRFAAEFGWQAPPAYATLRRALPGETLAPDSPGMLHHQKAADGNGKLDRGLERHFAPPGNFDRWHYLTQVNQARAIATGVEHWRAHWPACAGTVVWQLNDCWPVTSWAAIDGDGRLKPLYFELRRVYADRLLTVQLRDGAPAVVAVNQSAEAWRTSVRLRRMSADGRTLAGTRLDLGAAARTVAEAAVPAELVPDAGSGKEYLVADADADADAGDAERGLRALHFPVRDREFAYPAPRFDVELARRGDAVEVTVTARTLLRDLLLQADRLGPEATADRGLLTLLPGERATIAVRGWDPGDAPDTDGAPAVEAVRAALFAVEPR
- a CDS encoding carbohydrate ABC transporter permease — translated: MSTALATADKRRTTLSNGRPAPPARAAARRRRRGWGPTVFAVPALLWYGVFMAGPVVAMFVISLNKWASLISPHEFTGTDNYRRVFDDPAFYDALRNTGVQLGVALPLMIPLAFMLGYYLQLRPPGHRVLRVLCFTPGLLSLSAKAMIFMGMLAPEGGVNGLLRTAGLGSAATPWLADPSTALAAVILVDVWAGIGYTAVLFAARLASVPDGVYEAAALDGAGHWRRMWQVAFPVCKGFVGVATMLQFLWTLFNSSATVLMLTKGGPGTSSTTLSYLMYQRAFLQQDVGYSQAVGVLLFVLGLAGMVVIRRVLRQNY
- a CDS encoding LacI family DNA-binding transcriptional regulator, producing the protein MSTTRLTIKDVAARAGVSKAAVSLAFNNKPGVSEATRAHILETARAMGWEPNLSARSLAAGSGTVGLAVCRPARQLGLEPFYMEFISGIESVLTERSSALLLRLVRDLDEEIELQRHWWKSGQIAGSVLVDLREDDPRIAELSRIGLPAVAVGHPSLTGPFAALWTDDAGAVGEAVRYLAALGHRRIARVGGAPELGHSIIRSGAFSAVMAESGLEPGRQTATDFSGEDGARATRSLLASADRPTAIVYDNDLMAVAGLSVATEMGLRVPADVSLLAWDDSQLCELTHPNLSAMSRDVHAFGAEAARTLYGVLSGARPEPRAVHTPVLTPRGSTAAPPPG
- a CDS encoding glycoside hydrolase family 26 protein, producing the protein MRKRTLSLCVAGLLALGGAGTAALGTAGAAPSGQDGVAPNANANAKAKAKAQAKAAADPADVVDYLTSISGGSTVTGQHNREPNSEPSKWTSAVHDITGVYPGLWGGDFLFASDDVANRQTMIDQAETEWQNGSLATLTWHVCPPTRGSSCGWDPGTGVQDDLSDDQWNELVEDGTELNTAWKKRLDEAVPYLQQLQDAGVPALFRPIHEMNDGWSWWGGRPGENGSRKLYQITHDYLTRTKGLTNLVWVWNVKDVDVDQVASYYPGDEYVDVVSVDAWADNFPSDAYYRALEQLAGSKPMALAEVGKVPSPEDLARQPKWTYFMVWAEYLTDPAYNNDDAVRATYGDGRALNQGEVGPLG